In the genome of Thermocladium sp. ECH_B, the window CTTAATTAAGGAGAGAAGCTGAGCAGCGCTCGCTGCATCTATGGCTCCCGTGGGTTCATCCATTATCACGAAGGAGGGATTCATGCTTATGGCCCTCGCCACTGCTACCCTCTGTTGCTGGCCGCCCGATAATTGGCTCGGCTTATTATTGGCTCCATCCCCCACCCCAACTAGATCCAGGAGGAGCCTCGCCTTGGTCTCCGCCTCATCCCTAGTATATAGGCCGCTCATGAGCATGGGCAACTCAACGTTCTCTAAGGCGGTCAATGTCTGCAATAGGTTGTATTGTTGAAACACGAACCCAACCCTCCTTAACCTGAATTCGGATAATTCATCCTCATCAAGCCCCGTCACGTCGCGTCCCTCCACTATCACGCGGCCACTGGTCGGCTTATCCAGCGTACCAATTATATTTAGCAAAGTGGTTTTACCGCTGCCGCTGGGCCCCATTAGTATCAGTATCTCTCCGCGATCAATGGATAAATTAATATCCATCAATGCATCCACGTATATGGACTCGGATAAGTAGTATCTCTTGCTTATATTAATTAA includes:
- a CDS encoding ABC transporter ATP-binding protein, which gives rise to MAVIELINISKRYYLSESIYVDALMDINLSIDRGEILILMGPSGSGKTTLLNIIGTLDKPTSGRVIVEGRDVTGLDEDELSEFRLRRVGFVFQQYNLLQTLTALENVELPMLMSGLYTRDEAETKARLLLDLVGVGDGANNKPSQLSGGQQQRVAVARAISMNPSFVIMDEPTGAIDAASAAQLLSLIKAMNALGKTFIIATHNPEVARIGGRIATLRSGRLLEGGAVEHPMEEVDVRRIASTYRRCLDIDLLALKRRSASEVDRIEEEINSVSSFLGDN